From Anopheles arabiensis isolate DONGOLA chromosome 3, AaraD3, whole genome shotgun sequence, a single genomic window includes:
- the LOC120905014 gene encoding uncharacterized protein LOC120905014 yields the protein MNQSSPLEQIRIQKRYELKWGQKTHRKKELDRNRAGLGELEHSIGVIEHITEQEIKGLAGRIKRRKRCDPLDLVRLSYGFQQSRENIAHFIRTTGAINVIVKELTGHDYNLQLLAAECLCNLSLGDDVCCEKIANFAGTYLIALAENPNCRPLQETCFWTLQNIVGSSPKGSKLLFSQGLVVVLVRLLSSVTEQEAADDIILTLELALNYEQEIEPATLTQIVQCFVGRQLHPSSLRLLYKCYGLSSSELVCHDSSSSIIRQCLDFLFSVHDLHLPTHAASILLSIRILAYQASAGTRQVEEILRYQLQKSVLKLSLLFNDCAKEEMLPVCKEFLWLLGQLHSNGGACATTAELLQAYLAYDNFVEAICVPKALL from the exons ATGAACCAGTCGTCGCCGCTTGAACAAATTCGCATCCAGAAACGGTACGAGCTAAAATGGGGCCAAAAGACGCACCGCAAAAAGGAGCTCGACCGCAACCGGGCCGGTCTGGGCGAGCTGGAACACTCGATCGGTGTGATCGAGCACATTACGGAGcaggaaatcaagggactggcGGGTCGTATCAAGCGCCGAAAGCGCTGCGATCCGTTGGACCTGGTGCGGCTTAGCTACGGGTTCCAGCAGAGCCGGGAAAACATTGCCCACTTTATCCGCACCACCGGTGCGATCAACGTGATAGTGAAGGAGCTGACCGGGCACGACTACAACCTGCAACTGCTGGCGGCCGAGTGTCTGTGCAATCTGTCGCTCGGGGACGATGTGTGCTGCGAAAAGATAGCCAACTTTGCCGGCACCTACCTGATAGCGCTGGCGGAAAATCCCAACTGTCGGCCATTGCAGGAGACGTGCTTTTGGACGCTGCAAAACATCGTCGGCTCGAGCCCGAAAGGAAGCAAGCTGCTGTTCTCGCaggggctggtggtggtgctggtccGATTGCTGTCGTCGGTGACCGAGCAGGAAGCGGCGGATGATATTATTTTAACGTTAGAATTAGCACTCAACTACGAGCAGGA AATTGAACCtgcaacactcacacaaatcGTGCAATGCTTCGTCGGAAGGCAGCTGCATCCAAGCAGTCTCCGATTGCTGTACAAATGTTACGGTCTATCCAGCTCGGAGCTAGTCTGTCATgactcgtcgtcgtcgattaTTCGGCAATGTCTGGACTTTCTCTTCAGCGTACACGACCTTCATCTTCCAACACACGCGGCCTCTATTCTACTCTCGATACGTATACTTGCTTACCAGGCTTCCGCCGGCACACGGCAGGTGGAAGAAATCCTTCGCTATCAGCTGCAGAAGAGCGTGCTGAAGCTTTCACTGCTCTTTAACGACTGTGCCAAGGAGGAGATGCTTCCCGTGTGCAAGGAATTCCTGTGGCTGCTGGGACAGCTCCATAGCAACGGAGGTGCCTGTGCAACCACGGCGGAACTGTTGCAAGCGTATCTCGCCTATGACAACTTCGTTGAAGCAATTTGCGTACCAAAAGCGTTGCTTTGA
- the LOC120905012 gene encoding elongator complex protein 3, translating to MTKKKPLGVGLSRDERMLIVVGEIIQELLKAHHEGKDVNLNRLKTRISSNYGLESAPRLVDIIAAVPHEAKSILLPKLRAKPIRTASGIAVVAVMCKPHRCPHINMTGNICVYCPGGPDSDFEYSTQSYTGYEPTSMRAIRARYHPFLQTRHRVEQLKQLGHSVDKVEFIVMGGTFMCLPEDYRDFFIRNLHDALSGHTSSSVAEAVKYSEKSHTKCIGITIETRPDYCLKRHLSDLLSYGCTRLEIGVQSVYEDVARDTNRGHTVKATCESFQMSKDAGFKVVSHMMPDLPNVDIERDIEQFIEFFENPDFRADGLKIYPTLVIRGTGLYELWKTGRYKSYPPSTLVDLVAKILALVPPWTRVYRVQRDIPMPLVTSGVEHGNLRELALARMKDLGTDCRDVRTREVGIQEIHNKVRPDQVELIRRDYVANGGWETFLSYEDPKQDILVGLLRLRKCSPDTFRPELVDSCSIVRELHVYGSVVPVNARDPTKFQHQGFGMLLMEEAERIAREEHGSKKLAVISGVGTRNYYRKIGYELDGPYMSKML from the exons atgACGAAAAAGAAGCCTTTGG GAGTTGGGTTGAGCCGAGATGAGCGAATGCTTATCGTGGTGGGTGAAATCATCCAGGAGCTTCTGAAAGCACACCACGAAGGCAAGGACGTGAATCTGAACCGGCTGAAAACGCGCATCTCTTCCAACTATGGGTTAGAGTCGGCACCGCGGCTGGTCGACATCATAGCGGCCGTTCCGCACGAGGCCAAATCCATTCTTTTGCCGAAGCTACGTGCGAAACCGATCCGGACGGCGAGTGGC ATTGCAGTGGTTGCCGTTATGTGCAAACCACACCGCTGTCCGCACATCAACATGACGGGCAACATTTGCGTGTATTGTCCCGGCGGTCCGGACAGTGATTTCGAGTACTCGACGCAAAGCTACACCGGGTACGAACCGACTTCGATGCGGGCGATTCGGGCACGCTACCACCCGTTCCTGCAGACCCGGCACCGAGTGGAGCAGCTGAAGCAGCTGGGCCACTCGGTCGACAAGGTGGAGTTTATTGTGATGGGAGGGACGTTCATGTGCCTGCCGGAGGACTATCGCGATTTCTTCATACGCAACCTGCACGACGCACTGTCCGGCCATACCAGCTCGAGTGTGGCGGAAGCGGTCAAGTATTCGGAAAAATCGCACACCAAGTGCATTGGCATCACGATCGAAACGCGACCGGATTACTGTCTCAAGCGGCACCTATCCGATTTGCTGTCGTACGGGTGCACCCGGCTCGAGATTGGCGTGCAGTCGGTGTACGAGGATGTGGCGCGGGACACCAACCGCGGCCACACGGTGAAGGCCACGTGCGAAAGTTTCCAGATGTCGAAGGACGCCGGCTTCAAGGTGGTTTCACACATGATGCCCGACCTGCCGAACGTGGACATCGAGCGGGATATTGAGCAGTTTATTGAGTTTTTCGAAAACCCCGACTTCCGCGCGGATGGGCTGAAAATCTATCCCACGCTGGTAATCCGCGGCACGGGCCTTTACGAGCTGTGGAAAACGGGACGGTACAAGAGCTACCCACCGTCGACGCTGGTCGATTTGGTGGCGAAAATATTGGCCCTGGTGCCACCGTGGACCCGGGTGTACCGTGTGCAGCGTGACATCCCGATGCCGCTCGTTACGTCGGGCGTTGAGCATGGGAATTTGCGCGAGCTGGCCCTGGCGCGCATGAAGGATCTCGGCACGGACTGTCGTGACGTGAGGACGCGCGAGGTTGGCATCCAGGAAATTCACAACAAGGTCCGACCGGATCAGGTTGAGCTGATTCGGCGGGACTACGTGGCGAACGGAGGGTGGGAAACGTTCCTATCGTACGAAGACCCGAAGCAGGACATTCTGGTGGGACTGTTGCGGTTGCGCAAATGCTCACCGGACACGTTCCGCCCGGAGCTGGTCGATAGCTGTTCGATTGTTCGGGAGCTGCACGTGTACGGGTCCGTAGTGCCGGTGAATGCACGTGATCCGACGAAATTCCAGCATCAAGGCTTCGGCATGCTGCTGATGGAGGAAGCGGAACGTATCGCGCGGGAGGAGCACGGCAGTAAGAAGCTGGCGGTTATATCGGGCGTTGGAACGAGGAATTACTATCGCAAGATTGGGTACGAGCTCGATGGACCGTACATGTCTAAAATGTTGTAA
- the LOC120905017 gene encoding thyrostimulin alpha-2 subunit — protein MSWLRFVSVMFCAFMLVKARETWQKPGCHKVGHTRKISIPDCVEFTITTNACRGFCESFAVPSAPFALVGHKPPQPVTSVGQCCNIMETEDVRVRVLCINGIRNLTFKSATNCSCYHCKKD, from the exons ATGTCATGGCTTCGCTTCGTGTCGGTTATGTTCTGTGCGTTCATGCTGGTGAAGGCGCGCGAAACCTGGCAGAAACCGGGATGCCATAAAGTGG GACACACGCGAAAGATAAGCATCCCGGATTGTGTCGAGTTTACCATCACGACCAATGCGTGCCGCGGGTTCTGTGAATCGTTCGCCGTACCCTCGGCACCGTTTGCACTGGTAGGCCACAAACCACCGCAACCGGTAACGTCCGTCGGTCAGTGCTGCAACATCATGGAAACGGAGGACGTGCGGGTGCGTGTGCTGTGTATCAACGGCATCCGGAATCTGACGTTCAAATCGGCCACCAACTGTTCCTGCTACCATTGCAAAAAGGATTAA
- the LOC120905016 gene encoding thyrostimulin beta-5 subunit, with protein sequence MAATGGTVHGRLLLSVLCVILTLGGSSSEPDGELAADRPKTAYLGCHKRLFTYRVSQTDSKGRECWDHVSVLSCWGRCDSNEISDWRFPYKRSHHPVCVHAGRTKAVALLRHCHPDADPAARQYEYMEPKSCNCQTCSSTDTSCEGPKQLNTEAVTKIFQIDEEDADPEYP encoded by the exons atggctgctaccggtggaaCGGTGCACGgtcggctgctgctgtccgtgCTCTGCGTGATCCTCACGCTTGGAGGATCATCGTCCGAGCCGGATGGGGAGCTGGCGGCGGATCGTCCCAAGACGGCATATCTCGGCTGCCACAAGCGGCTGTTCACTTACCGCGTGTCCCAGACGGACAGCAAGGGCCGCGAGTGCTGGGATCACGTGAGCGTGCTGTCCTGCTGGGGTCGCTGTGATTCGAACGAAATCTCCGACTGGCGGTTTCCGTACAAACGGTCCCACCATCCGGTGTGCGTGCACGCGGGCAGAACGAAAGCGGTAGCCCTGCTGCGCCACTGCCATCCGGATGCGGATCCGGCCGCGCGCCAGTACGAGTACATGGAGCCAAAGTCTTGCAACTGTCAG ACTTGCTCCAGCACTGATACCAGCTGTGAAGGGCCGAAGCAACTCAACACGGAAGCGGTGACGAAGATATTTCAAATCGACGAGGAAGATGCGGACCCAGAATATCCGTAG
- the LOC120905015 gene encoding serine/arginine-rich splicing factor 7 isoform X2 gives MSRYPHDAKVYVGELGNNASKQDIEEAFGYYGPLRNVWVARNPPGFAFVEFEDARDAEDAVRGLDGRTISGRRARVELSTGRGGRGGGGGRGGPPRGGGKGGRFQSDDRCYECGGRGHFARDCARSGRRGRKRSRSPRSRSRELRTRSRSYSRSRSRSRDRRSRSKATPKRGAAANNRSLSRDVSKTPRRNVSRSPSRSKSRSIRRSLSRSQSRSVSRSRSRHRNGDH, from the exons ATGTCTCGCTACCCGCACGACGCCAAGGTTTACGTCGGTGAGTTAGGTAACAATGCCAGCAAGCAGGACATCGAGGAAGCGTTCGGGTACTACGGGCCGCTGCGCAACGTGTGGGTCGCCCGCAACCCGCCCGGCTTTGCGTTCGTCGAGTTCGAGGATGCGCGCGACGCGGAGGATGCGGTGCGCGGGCTGGACGGCCGCACCATTTCCGGCCGCCGGGCCCGGGTAGAGCTGTCGACGGGACGGGGCGGccgcggtggcggtggtggtcgtggtgggcCACCGCGCGGCGGCGGCAAGGGTGGCCGGTTCCAGTCCGACGACCGCTGCTACGAGTGTGGCGGCCGGGGCCACTTTGCACGCGATTGCGCACGTTCCGGGCGCAGGGGACGCAAAAG ATCGCGCAGCCCCCGGTCGCGATCGCGCGAGCTGCGTACGCGTTCGCGCAGCTACAGCCGTTCCCGCAGCCGCTCCCGGGATCGTCGTTCGCGGTCGAAGGCAACGCCGAAGCGGGGCGCTGCCGCCAACAATCGCTCGCTGAGCCGCGACGTGAGCAAAACGCCCCGGCGCAACGTGTCGCGCAGCCCGTCGCGCAGCAAGTCCCGCTCGATCAGGCGTTCGCTGTCGCGCTCACAGTCCCGGTCGGTGTCACGATCGCGCTCCCGCCACCGCAACGGAGATCActag
- the LOC120905015 gene encoding serine/arginine-rich splicing factor 7 isoform X1, which yields MSKMSRYPHDAKVYVGELGNNASKQDIEEAFGYYGPLRNVWVARNPPGFAFVEFEDARDAEDAVRGLDGRTISGRRARVELSTGRGGRGGGGGRGGPPRGGGKGGRFQSDDRCYECGGRGHFARDCARSGRRGRKRSRSPRSRSRELRTRSRSYSRSRSRSRDRRSRSKATPKRGAAANNRSLSRDVSKTPRRNVSRSPSRSKSRSIRRSLSRSQSRSVSRSRSRHRNGDH from the exons ATG TCAAAGATGTCTCGCTACCCGCACGACGCCAAGGTTTACGTCGGTGAGTTAGGTAACAATGCCAGCAAGCAGGACATCGAGGAAGCGTTCGGGTACTACGGGCCGCTGCGCAACGTGTGGGTCGCCCGCAACCCGCCCGGCTTTGCGTTCGTCGAGTTCGAGGATGCGCGCGACGCGGAGGATGCGGTGCGCGGGCTGGACGGCCGCACCATTTCCGGCCGCCGGGCCCGGGTAGAGCTGTCGACGGGACGGGGCGGccgcggtggcggtggtggtcgtggtgggcCACCGCGCGGCGGCGGCAAGGGTGGCCGGTTCCAGTCCGACGACCGCTGCTACGAGTGTGGCGGCCGGGGCCACTTTGCACGCGATTGCGCACGTTCCGGGCGCAGGGGACGCAAAAG ATCGCGCAGCCCCCGGTCGCGATCGCGCGAGCTGCGTACGCGTTCGCGCAGCTACAGCCGTTCCCGCAGCCGCTCCCGGGATCGTCGTTCGCGGTCGAAGGCAACGCCGAAGCGGGGCGCTGCCGCCAACAATCGCTCGCTGAGCCGCGACGTGAGCAAAACGCCCCGGCGCAACGTGTCGCGCAGCCCGTCGCGCAGCAAGTCCCGCTCGATCAGGCGTTCGCTGTCGCGCTCACAGTCCCGGTCGGTGTCACGATCGCGCTCCCGCCACCGCAACGGAGATCActag